Within Nycticebus coucang isolate mNycCou1 chromosome 16, mNycCou1.pri, whole genome shotgun sequence, the genomic segment ATTCCTGATCGAAAGCTATtgatgggcatggtggcatagACTTGCTTGTCTATGGAAGAGAATGCTGGCTGACTGGGAAGAGTCTGGTTATCAGTCACAAAGTTAAGGCTCGGGCTACTCAAATAGGCATCATTTTGGCTAGTTCTGTCCAAAGCCTGCTGCAAAAATTTTGAATATTCCTGCAACATGTTGGCTTTATCTGATGAGGATGCTTGGGAGCTTGATCCAACATTCTCTGACTGGGTGACCTCAGGTACCTCTGAAGAATTTATTGATATGCTAGAAGTCACTTCAGTGTCCGCAACACTGAATGATATCTCATGCTGTCCATTAGCTTTATGGGAATAATGATCCAACAGAGTCTGCAGTACCTCATCTGGAATAACATTTTTGTCATGATTATTCTTAATGTCCACATTCAGTGCCTGTGAATCTAATATGGATGCTGTAGTACTTTCATCAATGACACTCGCCACAGCTGCTTGTGTTACTGAAGGCTGAGAAGCTATAGTACCCACATTGAGGGCATATTCCCTGCTGTTGTTACTTGCTGCTTGAAGATACCGCTTCTTCTTCAAAAAttgcatggcatcatcataattaGTACTACTATGCACAGGTTTACTAGGCCCCTCTTGCAAATTATCAACCTGATCGATGTCAGCATTGCCTTCTGAGTCCAGTAAAGTTTGTTTATCCACAAGTTCAAAAGCATACTTTGAAACTTTGCTTTCTTCGTATGTGGATAAAGGTGAAATTGTTTGATTTTGCTCCAAGGGCTGTTTCAGACTTCTCttactattaatttttttgagaaccAATTTAGGCGGGTGTATTTCTCCTGATGCATCTTCTAAATGAGATCCCCCAACTGAAGAATGTGGCATTTCAACAGCATATTCTGCTACCATATACTCATCCTTTACTTTAGTACTTGAAGAATAAAGGGGCAAGTAATCGTTTTTGTCTTTCTTCAGGTCAGATTTGTCCAAAGCACTCTCTTTGTCCATTCCTGATGATTTCTTCTCcgttttttgccttttcttttttggcagtgaGTTATCTTTTGGTGATGTAGAAAAGCCAGAATCTTCCTCGGATGTCAGAAGGCCACTTTTGATGGCACATCTGTTGAGTTTTTTGTCATGATTTTCATGGCACATACGTTTATGTTTCAATACACGATCTGTTCTGGAAAAATACTGTGGAATCCAGAAGTTGGTAgtgggtttttgtttgtgtttcagGTCaaccaagaagagaaaaaagaaacaaaaaattaagaaaaagatatataACACAAATATTCCGCACAAATTCACTGAGCCAATTGTCTACGATAAATCTAATCGCTGAGAGTAAGAAAGTTCCTCAGTTCTAGTAGTAAATAATATTTCTCGTATAATTTATTAgggttattttataatttaattggaTAGAAGAATTTCAAACCATGTCTCTTACCTGTAAACAGTATTCACACTGGTAAGGTTTTTCTCCACTGTGAGTTCTCTTATGCCTTTCCATATGATATTTCTGTATGAATCTCATACCACATTCATCACAGCGAAATGGTTTTTCACCTAATACAAGACATAGAAagttcaaaacaaaacatataattgaaaagaaatgaattgCTTTGCCATAAGAATCTATAATagaaagcttttgaaaatcaCGATAATTTGTTTGCTCTTTTGAAATAACAAAGTCTCCCCTACACtaagtatatttttcaaattaatttgtcAAGTATATACtgctttataaatatgaaaagaattaGCATATGCTGTTGGAAAGGGCCGAAAGCAAGCATGCTCAactttcttgcttttttgttGTATGTGTACATAACATGCTCTTTCCGTGAAGACCAATAGTACCAGGAATTTATAATACGAACCAATGCTTCAGTAGAGTAGGTGATGTTTTATaaactatctttctttttttttttttgagacagagcctcaagctgtcaccctgggtagagtgttgtagcatcaagctcacagcaacctctaactcctgggctcaagcgattctcctgcctcggcctcccaagtagctgggactattcaGGCGccagccatgcctggctatttttcagttgcagccatcattgttgtttggcaggcccgggctggattcgaacccgccagctcaggtgtatgtggttggcgccttagccacttgaaccacaggcaccgagccatgatcTTTTTTTCAATCAtacaaaacaatattttagaacatattttgaaggagaaaaaagtCACTCATGCATCATAGTTCAACATAATTCTTGGGTACAGTTTTTtaactcttaatttctttttaaaatatttgtgaaacatAAAATCTGAATCCTAGgaaaatataatacaataaatatttttaaaaagttttgagacTTGAATTTCAACCATAggttttttaaatattctcttttttcagCTCAAACCATCATTTCTCCTGTCATTTGGAGAAATTGAGTACTGTTAATTGAGTACTGTTAATTGGACATACAACTGTCCCTATCCCCATTTTTTTAATCCCTTGAGGACTTTAGTTATAAGGAACCACACTACTATGGAACTGTAAAGTACAGTCTAAGTAAGCAGAAAGGTATGACAAGAAAAGTTATCTTGAGCAATGCCTGTTTAGAAAACTACTATTTCTACCTTTGATAcattaaacaaaattttactgAATACTGCTCCTCTACCCATAGCCCTGCTGTAGGagaataaaagtttaaaacatactttttgtCTTCAGAAGATTTGTAAcataattaggaaaataatacatatacattataaaaagacaaataacaggTTGGTTatagtagctcacacttgtaatctaagcactctggagtctgaggcaggactgcttgtctcatgagtttgagacaagcctgcgcaaaagcaagactccatctctactaaaaacagaaaaattagccagccatgatGGGAGGTGCTTGAAGTCCTGCTACATGGAAGGTGGAGACAGGAGggttgcttaaacccaagagtttgaggctgctgtgagctatgatgatgccactgcactctagcctgaaagattgagtaagactctgtgtatgtgtctctcaaacaaacaaaaaaagacaactaataAAACCATGTCCAGCTCTGGTTTACTTTTGTATCTTTAAATCCCACTactgcccttcttttttctttgtagagacagagtctcactgtaccgcccttggtagagtgccgtggcatcacaaggctcacagcaacctcaaactcttgggcttatgcgattctcttgcctcagcctcccgagcagctgggactacaggcacccgccatactGCCCTTCTTAAACCAAACTACCTACTATCTCATGCTTTCCTACTTTTGCCTTGATTCATGCTGCTCTTAAGTCAGGAAGGCCCACCTCTGGGTGTTCAGCATACTACATTCCCTTCAAGACCTAATCCATTTCCTCTGGGGAACTCTGTCCTATGCTCCCAGGGCAAAGAAGGTATCTTTACCTTACTTAAGTTCAGAGGATTCTGGAACAGTTCCATCTATCTGTTTCTCTCCTGTGGCATTCATTACTTTCAACTCAATAACTACTGTGTACCTTACACAGTAAGGTACTACACTACTATATTTCTTTAGATCAGAATCTAGGCCTAAATCATATTTATATAGCTCAAAGCACCTTGTGTAATTCTTAAGTGCCAGATGAATGAAGGTACAAACGACTATTACAGTGGATTATTAGTAGCAAAAATGTTATTATGAGCTAGTATGATTTAGAAAGTTTCTTGAAAGTGTTGGAATTTAATTTGCACTTAAGATTATGGGTGactgaggggcagcgcctgtggctcagtgagtagggcgccggccccatatgccgagggtggtgggttcaaacccagccccggccaaaccacaacaaaaaaatagccgggtgttgtggcgggcgcctgtagtcccagctgcttgggaggcttaggcaagagaatcgcgtaagcccaagagttagaggttgctgtgagccgtgtgaagtcatggcactctacccgagggcggtacaatgaggctctgtctctacaaaaaaaaaaaaaaaaaaagattatgggtGATTgaagctaaggaaagagaatttgGGGATTGGGGGAAATAACAGAGTACAGACAGTCCATGAGTTACAAAGATgtgacttacatacaactcaccCTTAAGGATgaaggctattacagtaagtccccgaGTTACGAACATCCCCCTGACTTATGAATGGGGGGTATTATAAGTAACAGGTATATGTACCTGTTGCAACTTACATACAAACTCAAGATGAACCTACAGAACCTATGTCGTTTGTAACTTTGTAACTGCCTGCACCTAAGTGTTTAGATACCATAAGATGTCTAGGAGAAATAGTGTCTAAGATGAGAATTAAATTtggcaaaaattattttaaatgttcaacAATCTAACTGCTAATGTAATTCCTATAGAGTTACCAAATTTTAGGGCTGAAGGGACTTTAGTGGCTTTCTAACTAAGCTCTTCAGCATTCTACAGAGACCTCCAAGGGCTGCTGCTGGATAGAAAAAGGCTCAAAGACTGGCACGCAAAATTCAGTACAGAATAGCTCACTTCTGTATACTAGGATTCCAAATATACGCTCAGAGACTACAAAGATAGCTTAACTTGGCCAAGGggttaaatgaaagaataatgaaGCAATGGAAGCTGGAAGAGAAGATCACTTGTTGAGGAAGTTTAAAAGTGAAAGTAATAAAAAAGATGGGAAGTAATAGAAGGCAatctactaaaaaacaaatattgttaAGGATGGGGAGACTTAATtgtttgaaaacagaaaagccaGTGCAGAAAAGAAATTGAATGGGAACAATGAACTAAAACTTGGGTGGTGCATAATCAAATGGACAAGATCCCAGAGGAACCAGGATGTGACTGTAAGGTGATTACAGGTAAAGTTGttggaaaggagaagagagaaaaaagaaaaaccatacacacaaaaacaaaatgagaaaaaaaaggagaaatgagaaagTAAGTTGATTAGAACTCAATTCATTCTGCATGGTATCTGTGGATTTGTGAAGTGGaatacttaatattgttaagatggcaatactcCCCAAACTAATTCAAAGTAGAAACTGACAACCTAGTCTTAAAAGATTCATATTCAGAATAACCAAAACTATCCCAAGAAAGAATATGAAGTAAGAGAACTCAACACTTCCAGTTTTCAAAACTTAACACtttaaagctatagtaatcaagataATGTGATAATGGTTAATGGCAGATATCTATCTACCCACCTATGTCAAGGAATAAAATTGagtgtcaaaaataaattattatatttatgatCAATTGGTTTTCTAAAAAGATGCCAAGgcaattcaatggggaaaaaatagtcttttcaacaaatggtactgtgACAATTTGATAACTACATGCAAAAGAAGGATCCTGACCTAACAtcttaaacaaaaattaactctaaatGGATCACAGGCCTAAATGTGAGAActgtaactataaaaatattagaaaagagcATGGGaataaatcttcatgaccttggttaggcaatggtttcttagacaacacccaaagcacaaaaaacagaattaaaatgaaacacTTCTGAattgcaatgaacagtctagtgcaaatgtccttatgataaaatgatttttttttcttctgagtagatgcctagtgtggaaaccacctaaatgcccaccaacccaggaatggattaacaagctgtagtatatgtacatcatggaatactattcagccattaaaatagatggagactttatgtcttttgtattaacctagattgaagcagaacacattcttctcagtaaagcatcacaggaatggagaagcaagactccaatgtacttaattctaatatgaaggcagcagataacctaatacatggtgggggatAGGAGAATCAGGGAgcggggagaggagaagagggaggcagatggggtgggggttacagtgtatggcaATACAGGGTAACAccattataagaaggactttatttaacaaatgcaatcagtgtaacctaattctttgtaccctcgatgaatcccaaacaataaaaaaaattaaaaaattaaaaaataattaaagcctTTTGTGCTTCAAGGgatactgtcaaaaaaaaaatgaaaagacagttaGGAAATAGTCTGCTGCTAAGGGAAATAGCTGGAAGatcctttaaaaagttaaatacagattatcttatgatccagcaattccattcctgggTATACATCCAAAGAACTGAAAACTAGATTCAAACAGGTATGTAGCACTTGTCTGCTAACATTTATTGTCACATTATTCACAAGGGCAAAAAGACAAAAGCAACCCAGATGTCCATCAATCGAAGGGTACATAGAAAAATGTGATATGTACAAACAATGGATTATTATTCAGtcagaaaaaggaaattctgatatatgctacaacatggatgaaacttaaGATGCTGGGCTAAGTCAGATACAAAAGGACAAACACGGCTCCagtactgtggctcacacctgtaaatcccagagctttgggaggccagggaaggagagtcacttgagcctaggaaccCAAGACTAGACTgggctagaccccatctctacagaaataaaaaattagccaggtgtggtgacatgtgcctgtagtcccagctacttgggaggctacggcaggaggattgcttgagaacaggagtctgaggctgcagttagctatgattgggccactgtactccagcctgggtgacagaatgagactctgtctctaaaaaaaagaaaaagaaaaaagacaaatgtggAACAATTCTGCTTATATGAGTGTGTctataataaaatatgcaaattcagagagatagaaaataaaacagtagtTACATCAGGACTGGGTGAGGGAGGAAAGGGATTACTGTTTGGTTATACGACATGAAAAGCATATTCATTCAATGTCActaaattatacacttaaaatgattaaatgatAAGCTTCATagtatggttttttaaaaagtaaaaagataatccacagaatgggataaaatatttacaaatcatggGTCTAATAAGGGATGTGTATCTAGAATATAAAATGAACTCTTACAACTGAACAGTCATCAgataaataaagtaattttaaaatgggcaatgGATTTGAatggacatttttccaaagacatacaaatgaccaatcaGCACATGTAAAGATACTCAGCATCATATCATTAGGGAAATcaagaccacaatgagatatcacttcacatcTACTAGGATGgctaaaaataaagacagacaaaaataaataatagcgtGAATGTAAAGAAATTGAAATCCTCATACATGGTTGGTAGgattataaaatggtgcagcagctttagaaaacaattttgcAGGACATCAAAATGTCAAACAGAGTTAACATATGACCTAACAACTCCACTACAAAGCATATAACGAAGACCCTAAAACACAGGCTCACATAAAAACTCATTCATGAGCATTTAAGCACTACTTACCATAGCCCTAAAGTACAaatagcccaaatgtccatcaattgatgAACAAATGAAAATGTGGTGTATCAATATGCAGAATACTATccagctataaaaataaatgctgcgAGATACCCATAATAAGGCAAATCTGTAGTGTCAGAAAGTGATTAATGGCTGTACAAGACTAGAAAGGAGTGGGTAATGGTGATGAATAACAAAGAGGTACAGGTATTCTTTTGGGGTTGATGAAAATATCCTAAAAATTAGTGGTTAAACAACTCTGTGAGCATACTAAAAAGTACtgaactatatatttttaattagtgAGTTTTCtgatatgaattatatctcaatgaaaTATTGCATGAAAAAAAGTGACACCACGCAGAGCGAATGAGAAGGATCTCAAAATTAAACTCAATTTAAGTTAACTGGAAAAAATCCATGTTTAAATTATCTGATGATTCAGATGATCAAGAATTAACAGTTTATTTAACTAGAAGCAACATTAAGAAATTtcctttagggcggcacctgtggctcaaaggagtagggtcccggccccccatatgctggaggtggcgggttcaaacccagccgtggacaaaaactgcaaaaaaaaaaaaaaaaaaaaaaaaagagaaatttcctttaataaaaatgtactaCAAACAGTAACAGCTTAAAAGTTAATTTGTACAAATATACCTTTGTTGCTAAAAACAATCTCTCACAGCACACCCACAAACTAAACAGACTGATCATGGTGGCTAAATCAGCCAAGGacaaaagcaaatacaaattCACCTGCCAATTATTTTTTGATTACCCACTGTTGTCAActctcatttctattcttttctgccttttgttcTCCTTTCCTaagtatttccttcctttttaccatctttctttgcatctttgtttCCTGTCTTCCATTTTAAtggtcttttcctttccctctctttttaaCTAGCCATTCtataagttttaaaaacttaagtCTCACTAtctaagaatatttatttgtttatgaattGGGTAATATATTTACATggttcaaaacaatttttaagaagTAGACAGGAAAATGTCTTCCTCCTGTCTTTGCCCCCACATAGGTAACTGCTTTTGTGTTTCTTTCCAGATTTTCACATAATATaagcaaaaatgaatacacagactcttttccattttctcccattcttttatATCAATAGCACATTTTATTCACtattcttatcttcttttttattcagTCAAGAAAGCGCCTAGGAGATTTTATCAGTACAAAGAGCTATCTCATTCTTTCTGACAACTGATCTTTTTCTCTGATGGAAAGATAGACATACTacaatttattcattatttccaaatatttgctaTTAAAATTGTGTGACAGGggctgtgcctatggctcaaggagtagggcgcgggtcccatatgccagaggtggtgggttcaaacccagccccccggccaaaaaaaaaaattaattaaaaaaataaataaataaaattgtgtgaCAGGATAACTTTGTAAACACATTAACTCACACCTTTACAGGTACATTTGTGGGATAAATTACCAGAAACACAGtttctggaaaaataataaatacatttgtgattttttttttgaaatatattatcaAATTTGACTCCATAGGTGTCAAGTGACTATTTCCCTATAACTTTGTCATACACTATAATGTTGTCAAACTTAATGATGACTGCacacttaacagaagaaaaaacaatgtaGTACAAGGTTGaaccattttatatttcattttctatgaaatgTCTGCTCTTACCTttcatccatctttttttttgtagatttgaTAGTCTTTTCCTTTAGAACTTTATTAGGGAGGGTGGTCTTTTATGTATAATGAgttctagaatttttttcctaGCCTTTCCCACCCCCTTGTATAATAGGGGTGGAGTTGTTTGCTACTAGGGGTTTTAGTTATTATGTGGTTAGAATTAATCCTTTCTTTTATGGATATTGGATTTTGAGGGCTGTTTAGAACAAATTTTTCACTCCAATGTGCCCATTTTCTCACAGACACATAAGTTTAAACTCTATGTCTCATTTTTTACATTAAGTCTCTGATATATTTGGAGTTCACCTTGAGACAGGTGAGGTATAGACAAAGCCTGGTTTTTCAGATGAATATCCAGTTTCCCAAGACCATTCATAGAGAAGGTCAGGTTCCCTCTAACACATTTCATCATCATAATCACATACTAATAAGTTCCATGGGTACTTTTTAGTTCCTagactttctattctgttctactgGTGCGACTATTCATAAGCcagaaacaaaatgttttaattattgaGCCCTTAAAATGTACattaggctgggtatggtggctcatacctgcagcactttgagaggtggtagccagaggatcacttgaggccagtagtttgagaccagcctcggcAACACTGCAAGACCCTATCTTAATACGTTAAAATATCCTTTATCATCTGATAAGGCTAATTCTATCACTGTTCTTTTCCTGTGTTCTTCTGGTTCGTCTTGGTCTAATTTCCTTATGAATGAGTTTTCCcaatttatagaattttattttctgtcctcCGCAGTgttttttaatgatttcctcaTATGGGATATTGTACATCTTATaaatttattccttattttaatctttttattgttgatgttGTAAAAAGTATTTTCATCCATTACCCTGTCTAGTCTCTGCCTGTAACCATACCACACACAGGGTATGGTTTTCtgctattttaatatatttgcagTAATTTTTCACCTGAAATTTTTTATCTTCCAAGTTTATAATCATACTGcttgcaaaaaatgattttttaccctaaaatattttttctgttgtctgCTATTctcaaatattatattaaaaaagtagtggagataatgggctctattattttattcttgacTTAGGTACTCTGGTGTGACTATTACcatttttcctaagaaaaataaaaacacttaaatGAAATCCTTTTAGAGaaaattctttattgtttttcccCCAGTGCCTCtctactggaaaaggaagataaTCTATACAGCATGTGAATGATTTTAGGACTAATAGGAAAAAGTATGCCTGGAAAATATCATGAAGTCTGTAAATGTTCTTTACATTTAGGAAAGCAATTACATGGTAAGTAAAAAATGACCTCTAAGTGTCACTCCCACCCATGGCCATTGTCCAATACCCAATGGCTTTGGAATTTCTCCTCTAACAGTCATTCACTGAAACCATTTCCCTCACTTTGATGTTTCTCCCTGGCAACTTTGACACCACATCTATTCAGCTGTTTATAGGTAAGAAGTCTTActataataaatggaaaattattagGGTAAACTATAAATGACAGCAATATAAGGATATAAGCTGTATGCATAATCTACTCACTATAGTTTGGCATAACTAACTTTAGACAGTTTCAATtaatcctcctctctctcttttcaaacCATTTCAATCTAGCTTTTGCAATTACCACCCCATCAAAATGGTTCTTGCAAATCGCCTTCAGGTAACCAATACAACTAGATGTCTTCAGTTATCTTACGGATCCCCTCAATAGAATTCAGCTCAAATGCTCCCCTTCTTTTTACGGAGGTCCACTTTTCCCTTGGCATCCATACTACTACTTCAACCTCACTGCTCCTTTACAGTAGTCTTTCCAGCTCACCCCTCCTCTCTCAAAATGGGAAATGTTAATTCAAGCTTTCTGCTTATCTGTCATCTGTATTTTCCTCTTTGGCATAAAGGGAAGTTTGTCTATCCATAGCTTTAATTATTCTCAAATCTGAGCTCTACATCCACACACCCAAAGAGCCTATTCAATACATCCACTTCTATGACACAAAGATCTCAAACACATTTGTCCCACACTAAAATTGTAGTCTTCAACTCAAAGCTTAAGCCATGAATAGCAGTCCCCTCATTACCCAGTTGTTCGAGTCAGAGGCCCTATACAATTTTTCATTATCCTCTCTTCACACTCAACCAATTAACAAGCACTACTGATGCTCATTACTAAATGCCTATCAAATCTATTTCTATTTCTCACTGTCATCTTCCAGAGTTCAAGACACCATCATCCTCTGACCCAGACCATTCATAAGAGGGTTTtctagaaagtatccagccattgttaatattattttcacaCTACATAGCTGgctactttctggacagcccttgtaaTATCCTCTAGATTCACTCTTCCCTAATTAACAGTACAGACAGATTCTGTTAATGTAAGTAAA encodes:
- the ZNF148 gene encoding zinc finger protein 148, which encodes MNIDDKLEGLFLKCGGIDEMQSSRAMVVMGGVSGQSTVSGELQEPVLQDRSMPHQEILAADEVLQESEMRQQDMISHDELMVHEETVKNDEEQMETHERLPQGLQYALNVPISVKQEITFTDVSEQLMRDKKQIREPVDLQKKKKRKQRSPAKILTINEDGSLGLKTPKSHVCEHCNAAFRTNYHLQRHVFIHTGEKPFQCSQCDMRFIQKYLLQRHEKIHTGEKPFRCDECGMRFIQKYHMERHKRTHSGEKPYQCEYCLQYFSRTDRVLKHKRMCHENHDKKLNRCAIKSGLLTSEEDSGFSTSPKDNSLPKKKRQKTEKKSSGMDKESALDKSDLKKDKNDYLPLYSSSTKVKDEYMVAEYAVEMPHSSVGGSHLEDASGEIHPPKLVLKKINSKRSLKQPLEQNQTISPLSTYEESKVSKYAFELVDKQTLLDSEGNADIDQVDNLQEGPSKPVHSSTNYDDAMQFLKKKRYLQAASNNSREYALNVGTIASQPSVTQAAVASVIDESTTASILDSQALNVDIKNNHDKNVIPDEVLQTLLDHYSHKANGQHEISFSVADTEVTSSISINSSEVPEVTQSENVGSSSQASSSDKANMLQEYSKFLQQALDRTSQNDAYLSSPSLNFVTDNQTLPSQPAFSSIDKQVYATMPINSFRSGMNSPLRTTPDKSHFGLIVGDSQHSFPFSGDETNHASATSTQDFLDQVTSQKKAEAQPVHQAYQMSSFEQPFRAPYHGSRAGIATQFSTANGQVNLRGPGTSAEFSEFPLVNVNDNRAGMTSSPDATTGQTFG